A genomic region of Friedmanniella luteola contains the following coding sequences:
- a CDS encoding (Fe-S)-binding protein: MTVVAVVLALAVSVVGVVLFARAVASIVGVVRLGRPVTGRRDAPAERWRHMLTETLGHTRMLQWSAVGVAHWFVFVAFGALFFTLVTAYGQLFDPRFALPLIGHWVVYEWASEVIAWAGLLGIGYLIAVRARSRRLGRASRFFGSTGWQGVYVELTILGIVVCVLALRALEFQLLGAETSRWHFPLTWFLLPAGLPAAGVATAVVLVAALKIVISMAWFVTIGLNTTMGVAWHRFTAWPNIWFKRRADGRPSLGALAPVVVDGEPLDFAEIEDLDEDASLGVGKVEDFTWKGLLDFTSCTECGRCQSQCPAWHTGKPLSPKLVITALRDHAYAKAPYLQAAEEARASLPAAVLAEAERPLVGPIQVSDGVAGVIDPDVLWSCTSCGACVQQCPVDIEHVDHILDLRRHQVLMDAEFPKELNGLFKGLEGKGNPWNMSPRGRMDWAGDLPFPVPVVGEDVDDLTEVEYLFWVGCAGAYEDRAKKTTRAVAELLHTAGVSFAVLGNGETCTGDPARRAGNEFVFQQLALENVETLTEARATKIVTSCAHCLNTLKNEYPELGVSAEVVHHTQLLNRLVRDGRLTPVAPPAGSVGGRTITYHDPCYLGRHNQVYDPPRDLLGSIPGATVAEMPRHGSRSFCCGAGGARMWMEEKIGTRINVDRTQEAVATLQTAGAGTGPAAIATGCPFCRVMLSDGLTAQQSEGRAPESVEVLDVAQLLLESVRREAEPSAGAGR; this comes from the coding sequence ATGACGGTCGTCGCCGTGGTGCTCGCCCTGGCCGTGTCGGTGGTGGGCGTGGTCCTCTTCGCCCGGGCCGTCGCCTCGATCGTCGGGGTGGTCCGGCTCGGCCGGCCGGTCACCGGGCGTCGGGACGCCCCGGCGGAGCGCTGGCGGCACATGCTGACCGAGACGCTGGGCCACACCCGGATGCTGCAGTGGAGCGCCGTGGGGGTGGCCCACTGGTTCGTCTTCGTCGCCTTCGGAGCCCTGTTCTTCACCCTCGTCACGGCCTACGGCCAGCTGTTCGACCCCCGCTTCGCCCTGCCGCTGATCGGGCACTGGGTGGTCTACGAGTGGGCCAGCGAGGTCATCGCCTGGGCCGGCCTGCTGGGCATCGGGTACCTGATCGCCGTCCGGGCCCGCTCCCGGCGGCTCGGCCGGGCGTCACGGTTCTTCGGCTCGACCGGCTGGCAGGGCGTCTACGTCGAGCTCACGATCCTGGGGATCGTCGTCTGCGTGCTGGCGCTGCGTGCGCTCGAGTTCCAGCTGCTGGGTGCGGAGACGAGCCGCTGGCACTTCCCGCTGACCTGGTTCCTGCTGCCGGCCGGGCTCCCGGCGGCCGGGGTCGCGACCGCCGTCGTCCTCGTCGCCGCGCTCAAGATCGTCATCTCGATGGCCTGGTTCGTCACCATCGGGCTGAACACCACGATGGGCGTCGCCTGGCACCGGTTCACCGCCTGGCCCAACATCTGGTTCAAGCGGCGGGCCGACGGCCGCCCGTCGCTGGGCGCACTGGCCCCCGTCGTCGTCGACGGCGAGCCCCTCGACTTCGCCGAGATCGAGGACCTCGACGAGGACGCGAGCCTCGGCGTCGGCAAGGTCGAGGACTTCACCTGGAAGGGCCTGCTCGACTTCACCTCGTGCACCGAGTGCGGCCGCTGCCAGTCGCAGTGCCCGGCCTGGCACACCGGCAAGCCGCTCTCCCCCAAGCTGGTGATCACCGCCCTGCGCGACCACGCCTACGCCAAGGCCCCCTACCTGCAGGCGGCGGAGGAGGCCCGGGCGTCGCTGCCCGCCGCCGTGCTCGCCGAGGCCGAGCGCCCGCTCGTCGGCCCCATCCAGGTCAGCGACGGCGTGGCCGGGGTGATCGACCCGGACGTGCTGTGGTCCTGCACCAGCTGCGGCGCCTGCGTGCAGCAGTGCCCCGTCGACATCGAGCACGTGGACCACATCCTCGACCTGCGGCGCCACCAGGTGCTGATGGACGCGGAGTTCCCGAAGGAGCTCAACGGCCTGTTCAAGGGCCTGGAGGGCAAGGGCAACCCCTGGAACATGAGCCCGCGCGGTCGGATGGACTGGGCGGGGGACCTGCCGTTCCCCGTGCCGGTGGTCGGCGAGGACGTGGACGACCTGACCGAGGTCGAGTACCTGTTCTGGGTCGGCTGCGCCGGGGCCTACGAGGACCGCGCGAAGAAGACGACCCGGGCCGTGGCCGAGCTGCTGCACACGGCGGGCGTGTCCTTCGCGGTGCTCGGCAACGGCGAGACCTGCACCGGGGACCCCGCGCGCCGCGCCGGGAACGAGTTCGTCTTCCAGCAGCTGGCCCTGGAGAACGTCGAGACCCTCACCGAGGCGCGGGCGACCAAGATCGTGACCAGCTGCGCGCACTGCCTGAACACGCTGAAGAACGAGTACCCCGAGCTGGGCGTCTCGGCCGAGGTCGTGCACCACACCCAGCTGCTCAACCGGCTGGTCCGCGACGGTCGGCTGACGCCCGTCGCCCCGCCGGCCGGGTCGGTGGGCGGCCGCACGATCACCTACCACGACCCCTGCTACCTGGGCCGGCACAACCAGGTCTACGACCCGCCGCGCGACCTGCTCGGCTCCATCCCGGGCGCCACCGTCGCGGAGATGCCGCGGCACGGCTCCCGCTCCTTCTGCTGCGGCGCCGGCGGTGCCCGGATGTGGATGGAGGAGAAGATCGGCACCCGGATCAACGTCGACCGCACCCAGGAGGCGGTCGCCACGCTGCAGACGGCCGGTGCGGGCACGGGTCCGGCGGCGATCGCCACCGGGTGCCCGTTCTGCCGCGTGATGCTGTCCGACGGGTTGACCGCCCAGCAGTCCGAGGGCCGGGCCCCGGAGTCGGTCGAGGTCCTCGACGTCGCCCAGCTGCTGCTGGAGTCGGTGCGCCGCGAGGCCGAGCCCTCGGCGGGTGCCGGGCGCTGA
- the dcd gene encoding dCTP deaminase, protein MLLSDRDIRAEVAAGRIGLDPYDPALVQPSSIDVRLDRYFRVFENHRYPHIDPAEEQPELTRAVEPEPGEPFILHPGEFALGSVFEVVTLPDDVAARVEGKSSLGRLGLLTHATAGFIDPGFSGHVTLELSNVATLPIKLWPGMKIGQFCFFRLTSPAELPYGSSEYGSRYQNQRGPTPSRSHLNFQRF, encoded by the coding sequence ATGCTGCTCTCCGACCGCGACATCCGGGCCGAGGTCGCCGCGGGCCGCATCGGCCTCGACCCCTACGACCCCGCCCTGGTCCAGCCGTCCAGCATCGACGTGCGGCTGGACCGCTACTTCCGCGTCTTCGAGAACCACCGCTACCCGCACATCGACCCGGCGGAGGAGCAGCCGGAGCTCACCCGGGCCGTCGAGCCGGAGCCGGGGGAGCCGTTCATCCTGCACCCCGGTGAGTTCGCCCTCGGGTCGGTCTTCGAGGTGGTGACCCTGCCCGACGACGTCGCCGCCCGGGTGGAGGGCAAGTCCTCCCTCGGCCGGCTGGGCCTGCTCACCCACGCCACCGCCGGCTTCATCGACCCGGGCTTCAGCGGCCACGTGACGCTGGAGCTCTCCAACGTCGCGACCCTGCCGATCAAGCTCTGGCCGGGCATGAAGATCGGCCAGTTCTGCTTCTTCCGGCTCACCTCGCCCGCCGAGCTGCCCTACGGCTCGTCCGAGTACGGCTCCCGCTACCAGAACCAGCGCGGCCCGACGCCCAGCCGCTCCCACCTGAACTTCCAGCGCTTCTGA
- a CDS encoding RDD family protein, with protein MASQTAAKPDRFTGLPPGVAVGPLGRRLVAHLIDGIVPAVLLAVVLGTGEPGLQALDVVALVLLVVWALVVWWMFATRAAGPGMRLLKLQLVGFSDGRPLGWGRFAVRALVLGLLSATGLGLLLMLYFLLRQPRYQGWHDQAADSVVIRERMLAPRNGRPAGASSATPPSAPPAGAEAGPRPLTPPSGSPGVDPVAGNVPATALPMAPSGAEVGMAPVAARAVAAGPVPGVEEPGERTERIDPPARRRPPTPTPVRRWTAILDDGREVPVGGLVLLGRNPQPRPGEETAELVKLADETRTVSKSHLALDLDDGGVVVVDRGSTNGSTVTTPEGETTACTPEQRVHVTEGSVVSMGDHWLTLRQD; from the coding sequence ATGGCATCCCAGACGGCGGCGAAGCCGGACCGGTTCACCGGCCTGCCACCCGGCGTGGCGGTGGGACCGCTCGGCCGACGGCTCGTGGCGCACCTGATCGACGGGATCGTCCCCGCCGTCCTCCTCGCCGTGGTCCTGGGCACCGGCGAGCCCGGCCTCCAGGCGCTCGACGTCGTCGCCCTGGTGCTGCTGGTGGTCTGGGCGCTGGTGGTGTGGTGGATGTTCGCCACCCGCGCCGCCGGACCCGGCATGCGCCTGCTGAAGCTGCAGCTGGTGGGGTTCAGTGACGGCCGGCCCCTGGGCTGGGGGCGGTTCGCCGTCCGCGCCCTGGTGCTCGGCCTGCTGAGCGCCACCGGCCTGGGGCTGCTCCTGATGCTGTACTTCCTGCTCCGGCAGCCGCGCTACCAGGGCTGGCACGACCAGGCTGCCGACTCGGTGGTGATCCGGGAGCGGATGCTCGCCCCGCGGAACGGTCGGCCGGCCGGTGCGTCCTCCGCGACGCCGCCGTCCGCGCCGCCGGCTGGGGCGGAGGCCGGTCCCCGGCCGCTCACCCCGCCCTCGGGCAGCCCGGGCGTCGACCCGGTGGCCGGCAACGTGCCCGCGACCGCCCTCCCGATGGCGCCCAGTGGCGCCGAGGTGGGGATGGCGCCGGTCGCGGCCCGAGCCGTCGCCGCCGGCCCGGTGCCCGGCGTTGAGGAGCCCGGGGAGCGCACGGAGCGGATCGACCCGCCGGCTCGCCGCCGTCCCCCCACGCCCACCCCGGTGCGCCGCTGGACGGCGATCCTCGACGACGGCCGCGAGGTGCCGGTCGGCGGCCTGGTGCTGCTGGGCCGCAACCCGCAGCCCCGGCCGGGCGAGGAGACCGCCGAGCTGGTGAAGCTGGCGGACGAGACCCGCACCGTGTCGAAGTCGCACCTGGCCCTCGACCTCGACGACGGCGGCGTCGTCGTGGTGGACCGCGGCTCGACGAACGGCTCGACCGTCACCACGCCCGAGGGCGAGACCACAGCGTGCACCCCCGAGCAGCGCGTGCACGTCACGGAGGGCTCGGTCGTCTCCATGGGCGACCACTGGCTGACCCTGCGGCAGGACTGA
- a CDS encoding FHA domain-containing protein: MRAVGAWRATYTPGDWLVLSGPTSLVVVEPPGEGWTPLVEELWQQVLASSSLVDLARRLAGYGLDTMPSFGALFWTAEHGMRSLVRGAVTVVDPADGRVVASGEGIQTWSEVGLGQLGAVLVRTDEGGPAGPEVLRLPLVVGAVRASAVLLDARAGALVGSPQLDDEREHGGDRERGESPVHGQGREGGEDPAGPERVEPTSRTRAAQEARADEAETVPEDLEALPAGVEPTQVLPDRRPPGPAAPPAAVDPARAALENADTELVQLPPAAVDRDPASPEVPPAGPTVRAVLCPHGHPNPPGELRCRDCGVTVSDQRVRVVAQPVLAVLRASDGTEAAVDRTVLVGRAPAGRGSGPVRLLTVPSPAHDISRTHLEVAVEGWQVTVTDLHSTNGTMLLDPAGGRRRTLPPGQAVPVLAGYVLELAEGVSVTVTDPR, from the coding sequence ATGAGGGCCGTGGGGGCGTGGCGGGCGACCTACACGCCCGGGGACTGGTTGGTGCTCTCCGGGCCCACCTCGCTGGTGGTCGTCGAGCCGCCCGGTGAGGGCTGGACGCCCCTGGTCGAGGAGCTGTGGCAGCAGGTGCTGGCGTCGTCGTCCCTGGTGGACCTCGCCCGGCGGCTCGCGGGCTACGGCCTGGACACCATGCCGAGCTTCGGCGCCCTCTTCTGGACCGCTGAGCACGGCATGCGCTCCCTGGTGCGGGGGGCCGTCACCGTGGTCGACCCGGCCGACGGCCGGGTCGTGGCCAGCGGCGAGGGCATCCAGACGTGGAGCGAGGTGGGCCTCGGGCAGCTGGGCGCCGTGCTCGTCCGGACCGACGAGGGTGGGCCGGCGGGGCCCGAGGTGCTGCGGCTGCCGCTGGTGGTGGGCGCGGTCCGGGCCTCGGCCGTGCTGCTCGACGCTCGCGCCGGCGCGCTGGTGGGCTCGCCGCAGCTCGACGACGAGCGGGAGCACGGCGGGGACCGGGAGCGCGGGGAGTCCCCGGTGCACGGCCAGGGCCGCGAGGGCGGGGAGGACCCGGCCGGGCCGGAACGGGTCGAGCCGACCAGCCGGACGCGGGCGGCCCAGGAGGCGCGTGCGGACGAGGCGGAGACCGTCCCGGAGGACCTGGAGGCGCTCCCCGCCGGCGTCGAGCCGACGCAGGTGCTGCCCGACCGGCGACCGCCGGGGCCCGCCGCGCCGCCGGCGGCCGTGGACCCGGCCCGGGCCGCGCTCGAGAACGCCGACACCGAGCTCGTCCAGCTGCCGCCGGCGGCCGTGGACCGTGACCCGGCGTCGCCCGAGGTGCCGCCGGCGGGGCCGACCGTCCGGGCCGTCCTCTGCCCGCACGGTCACCCGAACCCTCCGGGGGAGCTGCGCTGCCGCGACTGCGGGGTGACGGTGAGCGACCAGCGGGTCCGGGTGGTGGCCCAGCCCGTGCTGGCCGTCCTGCGCGCCAGCGACGGGACCGAGGCCGCGGTCGACCGCACGGTCCTCGTCGGCCGTGCCCCGGCCGGACGGGGGTCCGGGCCGGTCCGGTTGCTGACCGTGCCCAGCCCGGCCCACGACATCAGCCGCACCCACCTGGAGGTCGCGGTCGAGGGCTGGCAGGTCACCGTCACGGACCTCCACTCCACCAACGGCACGATGCTGCTCGACCCGGCGGGCGGCCGCCGCCGCACCCTGCCGCCGGGCCAGGCCGTGCCCGTGCTGGCGGGCTACGTGCTCGAGCTGGCCGAGGGGGTCTCGGTGACGGTGACCGACCCCCGGTAG
- a CDS encoding siderophore-interacting protein translates to MSQAGQRKRTPRTAEVVRASWLTPSMRRVVFTGPDLVCLQQLPCTDHYLKILFAPHGCDYRWPFDPDGLKATEPAHRWPVTRTYTVRAYDAVRNEMTIDFVVHGDEGLAGPWAASAAPGMRIGFFGPGGGYAPDPAADRHLLVGDEAALPAIAAALDRLGDTARASVFLEVEGPDDELALSASPDVHVTWVHRAGRPYGEPLADAVRAAGVPAGDVQAFVHGNAEMIRRLRRYLFTDLDFNRQRVSMSGYWRTGQTEDGWQAGKREFNARLEAEDQRTVAA, encoded by the coding sequence ATGAGCCAGGCTGGCCAGCGCAAGCGCACCCCCCGCACCGCCGAGGTGGTGCGGGCGTCCTGGCTGACGCCGTCGATGCGGCGCGTGGTCTTCACCGGCCCGGACCTGGTGTGCCTGCAGCAGCTGCCCTGCACCGACCACTACCTGAAGATCCTCTTCGCCCCGCACGGCTGCGACTACCGCTGGCCCTTCGACCCGGACGGCCTCAAGGCCACCGAGCCGGCCCACCGCTGGCCGGTCACCCGCACCTACACCGTCCGCGCCTACGACGCGGTGCGCAACGAGATGACGATCGACTTCGTCGTGCACGGCGACGAGGGCCTGGCCGGCCCGTGGGCGGCGAGCGCGGCGCCCGGGATGCGGATCGGCTTCTTCGGACCGGGCGGTGGCTACGCGCCCGACCCCGCGGCGGACCGCCACCTGCTGGTCGGCGACGAGGCCGCCCTCCCGGCCATCGCGGCCGCGCTGGACCGGCTCGGCGACACCGCGCGCGCCTCCGTGTTCCTCGAGGTCGAAGGACCCGACGACGAGCTGGCGCTCAGCGCGAGCCCCGACGTGCACGTCACCTGGGTGCACCGCGCGGGCCGGCCCTACGGCGAGCCGCTGGCCGACGCCGTCCGGGCCGCCGGGGTACCGGCGGGGGACGTGCAGGCGTTCGTGCACGGCAACGCCGAGATGATCCGCCGACTGCGCCGCTACCTGTTCACCGACCTCGACTTCAACCGGCAGCGGGTCTCCATGTCCGGTTACTGGCGGACCGGGCAGACCGAGGACGGCTGGCAGGCCGGCAAGCGCGAGTTCAACGCCCGGCTCGAGGCCGAGGACCAGCGCACCGTCGCCGCCTGA
- a CDS encoding class I SAM-dependent methyltransferase, producing the protein MEALGDPVDGILLRETEALPPAPGAVVVLEDQSGALTAGVAALRPGVPVRALVDSWTDQQVVAAAVTGVPQVTLLDDLGPELLGGAVLVVMRLPKGLAALDAAAEAVARWADPAVVLLAGGRVKHMSRGMNDVLARHFGAVRASLGAQKSRVLVAREPRPATTSRYPLAGFDADLGLQVRAHGGAFAGPAVDLGTRSLIGFAGSFPADARRVVDLGCGTGLLAVTAARTLPGATVLALDASRAAVLSAAATAEANGVADRVEVRRTHLAGGVPDGSVDLVLCNPPFHRGNSRDSAVAFELLADAARVLRPGGELWTVYNSHLPYLRTLRRLVGSTAVVGQNTGFTVTRSVRSA; encoded by the coding sequence GTGGAAGCGCTCGGGGACCCGGTGGACGGCATCCTGCTCCGGGAGACGGAGGCGCTGCCGCCTGCGCCCGGAGCGGTCGTGGTGCTCGAGGACCAGTCCGGAGCGCTCACGGCGGGCGTGGCCGCCCTCCGACCCGGGGTGCCGGTGCGGGCGCTGGTCGACTCCTGGACCGACCAGCAGGTCGTCGCCGCAGCCGTCACCGGTGTGCCGCAGGTCACCCTGCTGGACGATCTCGGCCCCGAGCTGCTGGGTGGCGCCGTGCTGGTGGTGATGCGGCTGCCCAAGGGGTTGGCCGCCCTGGACGCGGCCGCCGAGGCCGTCGCGCGGTGGGCCGATCCGGCCGTGGTGCTGCTGGCGGGCGGCCGGGTGAAGCACATGAGCCGCGGCATGAACGACGTGCTGGCCCGGCACTTCGGTGCCGTCCGGGCCAGCCTCGGGGCGCAGAAGTCGCGGGTCCTCGTCGCCCGTGAACCCCGGCCGGCCACCACGAGCCGCTACCCGCTGGCCGGCTTCGACGCCGACCTCGGGCTGCAGGTCCGCGCCCACGGCGGCGCCTTCGCCGGACCCGCCGTGGACCTCGGCACCCGCTCCCTGATCGGCTTCGCCGGCTCCTTCCCGGCAGACGCGCGCCGGGTCGTCGACCTCGGCTGCGGGACCGGCCTGCTGGCCGTCACCGCCGCCCGGACGCTGCCGGGTGCCACCGTGCTGGCCCTCGACGCGTCCCGGGCGGCGGTCCTGTCGGCGGCCGCGACGGCGGAGGCCAACGGCGTCGCCGACCGCGTCGAGGTGCGGCGGACGCACCTGGCGGGCGGCGTGCCCGACGGCAGCGTCGACCTGGTGCTCTGCAACCCGCCCTTCCACCGCGGCAACAGCCGGGACAGCGCCGTCGCCTTCGAGCTGCTGGCCGACGCCGCCCGGGTGCTGCGGCCGGGCGGGGAGCTGTGGACCGTCTACAACTCCCACCTGCCGTACCTGCGGACGCTGCGCCGGCTGGTCGGCTCCACCGCCGTCGTGGGGCAGAACACCGGCTTCACCGTCACCCGGTCGGTGCGCAGCGCCTAG